From Echinicola jeungdonensis, the proteins below share one genomic window:
- a CDS encoding PH domain-containing protein: MLSKIMGLLSGIIGNAGIVDREKLVEKYNKLLLVDERIEIGFKLVRDTFIFTNKRLILVDKQGMTGKKTEYLSIAYKAISRFSVETGGTFDLDAELKIWISSEKEPSISKKFSKAVDVYEVQKILTKNVMG, translated from the coding sequence ATGCTTTCAAAAATTATGGGACTATTATCTGGAATCATTGGAAATGCCGGTATTGTTGACCGGGAAAAACTGGTAGAAAAATATAATAAGCTATTATTGGTAGATGAAAGGATAGAGATTGGCTTTAAATTGGTAAGGGACACTTTCATTTTTACCAACAAACGGTTGATTTTGGTAGATAAACAGGGTATGACCGGAAAGAAAACGGAATATCTTTCAATAGCATACAAGGCCATTTCCCGATTCAGTGTGGAAACCGGGGGAACCTTTGATTTGGATGCTGAACTGAAAATCTGGATTTCAAGTGAAAAGGAACCAAGCATTTCCAAAAAATTTAGCAAAGCAGTAGATGTATATGAGGTTCAGAAAATATTGACAAAAAATGTAATGGGGTAA
- a CDS encoding DUF1835 domain-containing protein, translated as MENVFHILNGDNLQDKFPKNLLGNQIVIRECLVDGDVSGETSTEFYANRAHFISTAYEEMEESEYFEKVVPELEKLREIPKKAEVNLWFEDDLFCQVNCWYVLDLLKENGHQGDLYLVRPHTELIEGFGKLDENDLTSIFKFRKKISSNEFEKWAAFWELYRKDEEDRMLLEAIELESSFPFLLPVVEAHLARKAVGHDPGRPELVLMDIMDELQTHEFEPVFKEFSKRESIYGFGDLQVKRILDKLIIKG; from the coding sequence ATGGAAAATGTATTTCATATTTTGAATGGGGATAACCTTCAGGACAAATTCCCCAAAAACCTTTTGGGCAATCAAATAGTTATCCGTGAATGTTTGGTAGATGGGGATGTTTCAGGAGAAACTTCCACAGAATTTTATGCCAACAGGGCCCATTTTATCAGTACCGCTTATGAAGAAATGGAGGAATCCGAATATTTTGAAAAGGTTGTTCCTGAACTGGAAAAGCTAAGGGAAATTCCGAAAAAGGCAGAGGTAAACCTGTGGTTTGAGGATGATTTATTTTGTCAGGTTAACTGTTGGTATGTCCTGGATTTATTAAAGGAAAATGGGCACCAAGGAGATTTGTATTTAGTAAGGCCACATACTGAGCTGATAGAAGGATTTGGGAAGTTGGATGAAAATGACTTAACCAGCATATTCAAATTCAGAAAAAAAATCAGCTCGAATGAGTTTGAAAAATGGGCCGCTTTTTGGGAGCTCTATAGGAAAGATGAAGAAGACCGGATGCTTCTGGAAGCCATAGAGCTAGAATCCTCCTTTCCATTTTTATTACCCGTGGTGGAAGCCCATCTTGCCAGGAAAGCCGTTGGCCATGATCCTGGAAGACCTGAACTGGTCCTAATGGATATTATGGACGAGCTGCAAACCCATGAATTTGAACCCGTATTTAAAGAATTTTCCAAAAGGGAAAGTATTTATGGTTTTGGGGATCTGCAAGTAAAAAGGATACTGGATAAGCTGATCATAAAGGGCTAG
- a CDS encoding DUF5689 domain-containing protein, translated as MKTQILLLFFLILLISGCVDTEEKVDNPTKVSQVNFELESQSLSMKGTPMEVKLELDKPLSGEELLHIRITGNAIYGHHFNTQPEAHQNLIPISILPGTNKVLFTLIPLLPDEEEKIIFFTMEDPSGNLALGNKKNCQVRLVPLVINPPEETPAVISFEIEKIILAENQQTGVKVHLSIEGNVYQSRWITLSMIVPVGKTYGTDFYTNPGPVLGELGLSVNPGEERISFTIFPVNDREVKGDFSIQFELHYLSEGLELGEPRRVEIEILEDDIIQPELIHSIKSVRERFEEFEGDWYFPEDYYIQGIVTSASNVANDKTIYLQDESGGIMLQFVLPKMVAYGDKVMFNLKNGSGKIVNEQKAITDIADIVGIILGRNRFLAPEIVTLEDLVNGSFQGKKVQIENVSFPAANGIVKWEGTHLLKNESQNQTAVVATYAHASFGQQVLPAGKLTLTGIVGDRNYILVQHEGDVIR; from the coding sequence ATGAAAACCCAAATTTTATTACTCTTTTTCCTCATATTATTAATATCAGGATGTGTTGATACGGAGGAAAAGGTGGATAATCCCACCAAAGTTAGCCAAGTGAATTTTGAGCTGGAATCTCAATCTTTATCTATGAAAGGAACTCCAATGGAAGTTAAGTTGGAGTTGGATAAACCGCTTTCCGGAGAAGAATTATTGCATATTCGGATCACAGGAAATGCCATATATGGACACCATTTTAATACCCAACCCGAAGCCCATCAAAATCTGATTCCCATCTCAATTTTACCCGGGACAAACAAGGTATTATTTACCCTGATTCCACTTCTCCCGGATGAAGAGGAGAAGATAATTTTTTTTACCATGGAGGATCCTTCAGGAAATCTAGCGCTGGGAAATAAAAAAAATTGCCAGGTAAGATTGGTTCCGCTAGTAATTAATCCTCCAGAAGAAACACCTGCCGTAATTTCTTTTGAAATTGAAAAAATAATCCTGGCGGAAAATCAGCAAACGGGAGTTAAAGTTCACTTGTCCATTGAAGGAAATGTTTACCAAAGTCGCTGGATAACATTGTCCATGATTGTTCCGGTTGGGAAAACATATGGAACAGATTTTTATACCAATCCCGGACCCGTTTTAGGGGAATTGGGATTATCAGTCAATCCGGGGGAAGAAAGAATTTCATTTACCATTTTTCCGGTTAATGACAGGGAAGTAAAAGGGGATTTTAGTATTCAATTTGAACTCCATTATCTTTCTGAAGGGCTTGAATTGGGAGAACCCAGGAGGGTAGAAATTGAAATATTAGAAGATGATATCATTCAACCCGAATTGATTCATTCCATTAAAAGTGTAAGGGAAAGATTCGAGGAATTTGAGGGAGACTGGTATTTCCCCGAGGATTATTATATCCAGGGTATAGTTACCTCTGCAAGCAATGTGGCCAATGATAAAACAATCTATCTGCAAGATGAATCAGGAGGGATAATGTTGCAATTTGTTTTACCAAAAATGGTTGCTTATGGGGACAAAGTCATGTTTAACTTGAAAAATGGCAGTGGAAAAATCGTTAATGAACAAAAAGCCATCACCGATATAGCGGACATAGTTGGGATTATACTTGGCAGAAACAGGTTCCTTGCACCTGAAATTGTCACCCTTGAGGATTTGGTGAATGGTAGTTTTCAAGGAAAAAAGGTCCAAATAGAAAATGTATCATTCCCTGCAGCCAATGGGATAGTAAAATGGGAAGGTACCCATTTGCTTAAAAATGAATCCCAAAATCAAACAGCAGTGGTCGCCACTTATGCTCATGCAAGTTTTGGACAACAAGTTTTGCCTGCAGGAAAATTAACTTTAACGGGAATCGTAGGAGATAGGAATTATATTTTGGTCCAGCATGAAGGAGATGTAATTCGGTAG
- a CDS encoding class I SAM-dependent methyltransferase, whose amino-acid sequence MKAFDRKKHWEHIYETKGPEEVSWFQAKPKISLDLIKELDLPETAQIIDVGGGDSLLVDHLLEIGYRDISVLDISEMAIHKTEKRLGHRAGLVKWIVNDVIQLNTSDKYDLWHDRATFHFFTQEDEIKKYIEIAYKSLKDNGVLILGTFSDQGPKKCSGIDIHQYSEKQMTDLLENYFKKIKCFRVDHPTPKGEIQDFLFCVFRKIPQKKID is encoded by the coding sequence TTGAAAGCATTTGACAGGAAAAAGCACTGGGAGCATATTTATGAAACCAAAGGTCCGGAAGAAGTAAGTTGGTTTCAAGCCAAACCAAAAATTTCTTTGGACCTTATTAAAGAACTTGATTTGCCTGAGACAGCCCAAATTATTGATGTTGGAGGAGGGGATAGTTTGTTGGTGGATCATTTGTTGGAAATTGGATATAGGGATATTTCGGTCCTTGATATTTCGGAAATGGCCATCCACAAAACAGAGAAACGGCTGGGGCATAGAGCTGGATTGGTCAAATGGATTGTCAATGATGTAATACAGTTAAATACTTCGGATAAATATGATTTATGGCATGACCGGGCCACCTTTCATTTTTTTACCCAAGAGGATGAAATTAAAAAGTACATTGAAATAGCTTATAAAAGTTTGAAGGATAATGGCGTGCTTATTCTTGGGACTTTTTCTGATCAGGGCCCCAAAAAATGCAGTGGCATTGATATCCACCAATATTCAGAAAAACAGATGACAGATCTGCTGGAAAATTATTTTAAGAAAATAAAATGTTTCAGGGTAGATCACCCAACCCCCAAAGGTGAAATTCAGGATTTTCTTTTTTGTGTATTCCGGAAAATTCCACAAAAAAAAATAGATTGA
- a CDS encoding cyclase family protein: protein MKYLLSSLILLIVSFFSCSPKQEKVEKVEMEIDFPMGKLIDLTYEFSEETVYWVTSKEFELEEVAKGQTEKGYFYSAYNFSGAEHGGTHIDAPIHFAENGQSVDEIPLENLMGKAIKIDVSEKASQNPDYQVSQFDLEFWEAEHDQIPDGSIILLQTGFGKKYPDKMEYLGTDQRGPEAVKDLHFPGLAPDAAKWLVEERNIHAIGIDTPSIDYGQSQNFGTHVALMTANIPAFENVANLEKLPAKDFHIIALPMKIKGGSGGPLRIVAIVE, encoded by the coding sequence ATGAAATACCTTCTTAGTAGTTTAATCCTGTTAATTGTAAGTTTTTTTTCTTGCAGCCCTAAGCAAGAAAAAGTGGAAAAAGTTGAAATGGAAATTGATTTCCCAATGGGAAAACTCATTGATCTTACTTATGAATTTTCCGAGGAGACGGTTTATTGGGTTACCTCAAAGGAATTTGAATTGGAAGAAGTAGCCAAGGGTCAGACTGAAAAGGGATATTTTTATTCGGCTTATAATTTTTCGGGAGCCGAGCATGGAGGAACCCATATCGATGCCCCTATCCATTTCGCAGAAAATGGCCAATCCGTAGATGAAATACCTTTGGAAAATCTTATGGGGAAAGCCATTAAAATCGATGTTTCCGAAAAAGCAAGCCAGAACCCTGACTATCAGGTCAGCCAATTTGATTTGGAATTTTGGGAAGCTGAACATGATCAAATTCCAGATGGAAGTATCATTCTTTTACAAACCGGATTTGGCAAAAAGTATCCTGATAAAATGGAATACCTGGGCACTGATCAAAGGGGACCAGAAGCGGTAAAAGACCTTCATTTTCCCGGTTTGGCACCGGACGCAGCCAAATGGCTGGTGGAAGAAAGAAATATTCATGCCATTGGCATTGATACACCAAGTATTGATTATGGGCAATCCCAAAACTTTGGAACCCATGTGGCCCTGATGACAGCCAATATACCGGCCTTTGAAAACGTGGCCAATCTTGAAAAATTACCAGCAAAGGACTTCCATATTATTGCACTGCCCATGAAGATCAAGGGAGGAAGTGGCGGACCCTTGCGGATAGTGGCCATTGTGGAATAA
- a CDS encoding NAD(P)/FAD-dependent oxidoreductase produces MKTSVIIGGNFAGMTAALELKRKGKDEQRVIVIDKSPLFIFIPSLIWVPFGRREIKDISFRKDTILKKKGVEFIEAEAIKVDPDAQIVHSTKGDVHYDDLVIATGPKVKYDVAPGVAEHAHYVGTPIGAMKIRKALEEFKKNPGPIVVGATQNAGCMGAAYEFLFNIEKWLREQNIRKKVDLYWITPETFLGHFGIDGIAGGETMLKSFMKMFHIHFRTEVGVQEVQKDKVILTTGEELPSSFTMLMPPFVGVDFVQNSPGLQANANGYIPVTDDYRHVSLPNVWAAGIAVDVKLPFQPGKVPFSGPKTGYPSDETGKIVAENIIRVQQGKKVLKKKPWGKIPGICIMDAGKKEVLILTDKLFKPRNFAIMVPNIFYDFGKILFEKYFLWKTRHGYSQLP; encoded by the coding sequence ATGAAAACTTCTGTAATTATCGGCGGAAATTTTGCAGGAATGACCGCCGCACTTGAACTCAAAAGAAAAGGAAAAGACGAACAAAGGGTCATTGTAATTGATAAATCTCCTTTGTTCATCTTTATTCCTTCATTGATTTGGGTACCCTTTGGCCGAAGGGAAATCAAGGATATTTCTTTTAGAAAAGATACCATTCTTAAGAAAAAAGGTGTGGAATTTATCGAAGCTGAGGCCATAAAGGTAGACCCTGATGCCCAAATTGTCCATTCTACAAAAGGTGATGTACATTACGATGATTTGGTCATAGCGACCGGGCCAAAAGTTAAATATGACGTGGCCCCAGGGGTGGCTGAGCATGCACATTATGTGGGAACCCCAATTGGGGCTATGAAAATTAGAAAAGCACTGGAGGAATTTAAAAAGAACCCAGGCCCTATTGTAGTGGGAGCCACTCAAAATGCAGGTTGCATGGGTGCCGCTTACGAGTTCCTTTTCAACATCGAGAAATGGCTAAGGGAACAGAATATTCGCAAAAAAGTTGATCTTTACTGGATCACCCCAGAAACCTTTTTGGGCCATTTCGGTATCGATGGAATAGCCGGGGGCGAAACTATGCTGAAATCCTTTATGAAAATGTTTCATATTCATTTTAGGACTGAAGTTGGGGTGCAAGAAGTTCAAAAAGACAAAGTAATCCTGACCACCGGTGAGGAATTACCTAGCAGCTTTACCATGCTGATGCCTCCTTTTGTAGGGGTAGATTTTGTGCAAAACTCCCCAGGTTTACAAGCCAATGCCAATGGCTATATCCCCGTTACAGATGATTATAGACATGTTTCATTGCCCAATGTTTGGGCTGCAGGAATTGCAGTGGATGTTAAATTACCCTTCCAACCAGGAAAAGTGCCTTTCTCCGGACCAAAAACCGGTTATCCTTCAGATGAAACAGGAAAAATTGTAGCTGAGAATATTATCAGGGTTCAACAAGGAAAAAAAGTCCTGAAGAAAAAACCTTGGGGCAAAATACCAGGCATCTGTATCATGGATGCAGGTAAGAAGGAAGTGTTGATCCTTACCGATAAACTTTTTAAACCCCGGAATTTTGCCATTATGGTTCCTAATATTTTCTATGATTTCGGTAAAATTCTTTTTGAAAAATATTTTTTATGGAAAACAAGGCATGGCTATTCACAATTGCCTTGA
- a CDS encoding four helix bundle protein, protein MHNFRNLKVWQKAVDFAVKVYFTTKEFPSEEKYGIVSQMRRASVSVPSNIAEGSAKSSKKTFCNSLETSLGESYELETQLEISKRVGLITEEKSTLLEDDLIEIKRMINGFKSKIESQS, encoded by the coding sequence ATGCACAATTTCAGAAATTTAAAGGTTTGGCAAAAGGCTGTTGATTTTGCTGTAAAAGTGTACTTCACCACAAAGGAATTTCCAAGTGAGGAGAAGTATGGAATAGTATCTCAAATGAGAAGAGCCAGTGTTTCTGTTCCGTCTAATATAGCAGAAGGCAGTGCCAAATCTTCCAAGAAAACTTTTTGTAATTCATTAGAAACAAGTTTGGGTGAAAGTTATGAACTTGAAACTCAACTGGAAATCAGTAAACGTGTGGGCTTAATTACAGAAGAAAAATCAACTTTACTTGAGGACGATCTTATAGAAATAAAAAGAATGATAAATGGATTTAAATCTAAAATTGAATCCCAATCTTGA
- a CDS encoding thiolase family protein has protein sequence MEAYIVNGYRSAVGKAKKGGFRFYRPDDLAVDVIKHLIAQTPGLEASRVDDLIVGNAVPEAEQGMQMGRMISLMALGKVVPGFIINRYCGSGLEAIALATAKIKSGMANCIIAGGTESMSLVPMTGYKTALNWTIAREHPDYYLSMGITAEELAKDYDISREDSDQFAVRSHERALDAIKSGKFKNEIVPVQVEETFVDESGKKNSRNFTVDTDEGPRPGTNMDVLSNLKPAFKQGGQVTAGNSSQTSDGAAFTLVMSESMVKELNLEPVAKLVSYSVAGVDPRIMGIGPKEAVPKALKQAGMTFNDISLVELNEAFAAQALAVIRSLDMDPEKVNVNGGAVALGHPLGCTGAKLTVQIINELRRRKQKYGMVTACVGGGQGVAGVIELLK, from the coding sequence ATGGAAGCATACATAGTAAATGGATATAGATCTGCAGTGGGAAAGGCAAAAAAAGGTGGGTTTCGGTTTTATCGGCCGGATGATTTGGCTGTTGATGTAATCAAACACCTTATTGCCCAAACACCGGGATTGGAAGCAAGTAGGGTCGATGACCTGATTGTGGGTAATGCGGTGCCTGAGGCAGAGCAGGGCATGCAAATGGGCAGGATGATTTCCCTTATGGCCTTGGGTAAAGTGGTGCCCGGCTTTATCATCAATAGGTATTGTGGTTCAGGCTTGGAAGCCATTGCTTTGGCAACGGCAAAAATCAAATCCGGCATGGCCAATTGTATTATTGCTGGGGGAACGGAATCCATGTCCCTGGTACCTATGACCGGGTACAAAACAGCATTGAACTGGACCATTGCCAGAGAACATCCGGATTATTACCTCAGCATGGGAATAACTGCCGAGGAACTGGCCAAGGATTATGATATTAGCCGGGAAGATTCGGATCAATTTGCTGTGAGATCACATGAAAGGGCATTGGATGCGATCAAATCCGGGAAATTTAAAAATGAAATTGTTCCCGTTCAGGTGGAAGAAACATTTGTAGATGAATCCGGAAAGAAAAATTCCAGGAATTTTACCGTGGACACCGATGAAGGCCCCAGACCTGGAACCAATATGGATGTGCTTTCTAATTTAAAGCCTGCCTTTAAACAAGGAGGCCAAGTAACAGCAGGAAATTCCTCCCAAACCTCTGATGGAGCTGCCTTTACCTTGGTGATGTCTGAAAGTATGGTCAAAGAGTTGAACTTGGAGCCGGTGGCAAAACTGGTCAGTTATTCCGTAGCAGGAGTAGATCCCAGGATAATGGGTATTGGTCCTAAAGAAGCTGTGCCCAAAGCGCTAAAACAAGCAGGAATGACTTTTAATGATATCAGTTTGGTGGAATTAAATGAAGCTTTTGCCGCGCAAGCTTTAGCGGTTATCAGGTCTTTGGACATGGATCCCGAAAAGGTAAATGTTAATGGTGGAGCTGTAGCACTCGGACACCCTCTGGGTTGTACCGGAGCCAAATTGACCGTCCAAATTATCAATGAACTTCGAAGAAGAAAACAAAAGTATGGTATGGTAACCGCCTGCGTTGGCGGGGGCCAAGGAGTTGCCGGGGTGATTGAGTTACTAAAGTAG
- a CDS encoding four helix bundle protein — protein sequence MDLKVWKRSIFLAKDIYVLTANFPNEERFGLTSQLGRASVSIAEGAERRSVKDLKRFLDISYRSLCELENQLCLSNLSKLIGKEKFQSLEIEINEIQKMSYALMNSIKTEK from the coding sequence ATAGATCTAAAAGTTTGGAAAAGGTCAATTTTTCTTGCTAAAGATATTTATGTTTTGACAGCAAATTTTCCAAATGAAGAAAGGTTTGGCCTAACTTCCCAATTGGGGAGAGCTTCTGTTTCAATTGCAGAAGGAGCAGAAAGAAGATCCGTAAAAGACTTAAAGAGGTTTCTTGATATTTCTTATAGATCCCTATGTGAACTTGAAAACCAACTGTGTCTTTCAAATTTGTCAAAATTAATAGGAAAGGAAAAGTTCCAATCTTTAGAAATAGAAATCAATGAAATTCAGAAAATGAGTTATGCTTTAATGAATTCAATCAAGACGGAAAAGTAG
- a CDS encoding acyl-CoA dehydrogenase family protein, whose product METTKKQTINGGEFLIRETQAKDIFIPAEFSEEQRMMAQACQDFIDTEILANIEKIDSMKDPNLVPTILKKAGELGLLGISVPEEYQGLGMSFNTSMLIADIMGAAGSFSTTFGAQTGIGTLPILFYGTEEQKQKYLPKLATGEWATCYCLTEPDAGSDANSGKTKATLSEDGKNYLLNGQKMWISNGGFADLFIVFAKIDDDKNLTAFIVEKDFGGITMNEEEKKMGIKGSSTRQVFFNDCKVPEENMLSERENGFKIAVNILNIGRAKLGAGVLGGCRRVIDLSINYAAERKQFGVSINTFGAIKAKLAEMAIKTYVSESLSYRLGQNIEDRIDALIEEGLEVNKAKLKGVEQFAIECAISKIHGSEVLDYVVDEGVQVYGGMGYSAEAPMERAYRDARIARIYEGTNEINRMLMVGMVLKRALKGDIDLMGPAKAVSEELTSVPSFDTPDASVLFAPEKEELKKLKKVFLMIGGKAAKDLGEKIEDEQEIMMNLADIMIEVYAVESALLRTEKRVSIKGEDACKHQISMVRVYLSEAIDKIQSAGKEAIAAFTSGDEQKMMLMGLKRFTKMDPVNTKVLRRDIANDMIAKGKYPYFD is encoded by the coding sequence ATGGAAACCACTAAAAAACAAACCATCAATGGCGGGGAATTCCTAATCAGGGAAACCCAGGCGAAAGATATATTTATTCCTGCAGAATTTTCAGAGGAACAGCGCATGATGGCGCAGGCTTGCCAGGATTTTATTGATACGGAGATTTTGGCCAATATCGAGAAAATCGATAGCATGAAGGACCCTAATCTTGTTCCTACGATTCTCAAAAAAGCCGGGGAATTGGGATTATTGGGCATTTCTGTTCCGGAAGAATACCAAGGCTTGGGCATGAGTTTCAATACCTCCATGCTGATCGCTGATATCATGGGGGCAGCAGGGTCCTTTTCTACCACTTTTGGTGCTCAGACTGGAATCGGGACTTTGCCCATTTTATTCTATGGGACTGAGGAGCAGAAACAAAAATACCTGCCCAAATTGGCTACCGGGGAATGGGCGACCTGCTATTGTCTGACCGAACCCGATGCAGGATCGGATGCCAATAGCGGTAAAACCAAAGCCACCCTCAGTGAGGATGGAAAGAATTACTTGCTAAATGGTCAGAAAATGTGGATTTCCAACGGTGGATTCGCAGACCTATTTATAGTCTTTGCCAAAATAGATGATGATAAAAACCTGACCGCATTTATTGTGGAAAAGGATTTTGGTGGGATCACCATGAATGAGGAGGAAAAGAAAATGGGTATCAAGGGCTCTTCCACCCGTCAGGTATTTTTTAATGATTGCAAGGTGCCGGAGGAAAATATGCTTTCCGAAAGGGAAAATGGGTTTAAAATAGCCGTTAACATTCTCAATATTGGACGCGCAAAATTGGGAGCCGGGGTGTTGGGAGGATGTAGGAGAGTAATTGACCTATCCATCAATTATGCAGCTGAAAGAAAACAATTTGGGGTGTCCATCAATACTTTTGGGGCCATTAAAGCAAAATTGGCAGAAATGGCCATCAAAACCTATGTCAGTGAATCCCTAAGCTATCGCTTGGGCCAAAATATTGAGGATAGAATTGATGCCCTCATTGAAGAAGGATTGGAGGTCAACAAAGCCAAACTCAAAGGGGTGGAACAGTTTGCCATTGAATGTGCCATTTCCAAAATTCATGGTTCTGAGGTATTGGATTATGTGGTGGATGAGGGGGTACAGGTTTATGGTGGAATGGGATATTCTGCTGAAGCACCTATGGAAAGAGCCTATCGTGATGCCAGGATTGCCAGGATTTATGAAGGAACCAATGAGATCAACCGCATGCTGATGGTGGGCATGGTATTGAAAAGAGCTTTGAAAGGGGATATTGATTTGATGGGCCCGGCCAAGGCTGTCTCTGAGGAATTGACTTCTGTGCCATCCTTTGATACTCCGGACGCATCGGTATTGTTTGCACCGGAAAAAGAAGAGTTGAAAAAACTCAAAAAGGTATTTTTGATGATAGGAGGTAAAGCTGCCAAAGACTTGGGTGAAAAGATTGAGGACGAGCAGGAAATTATGATGAACCTGGCCGATATCATGATTGAGGTTTATGCGGTGGAATCTGCTTTGCTCCGCACCGAAAAAAGAGTTAGCATCAAAGGGGAAGATGCTTGTAAACATCAAATTTCTATGGTAAGGGTTTATTTATCAGAAGCCATCGATAAAATTCAATCGGCAGGTAAGGAGGCCATTGCAGCTTTTACCTCCGGAGATGAACAAAAAATGATGCTGATGGGCTTGAAACGCTTTACCAAGATGGATCCTGTAAATACTAAAGTTCTCAGAAGGGATATAGCCAACGATATGATAGCAAAAGGTAAATATCCTTATTTTGATTAA